One region of Dokdonia sp. 4H-3-7-5 genomic DNA includes:
- a CDS encoding glycosyl transferase family 1: protein MNNKVLIIAYYWPPAGGPGVQRWLKFTKYLPEFGIEPIVYVPENPSYPIIDDSLVAEVSGKVTVIKQPIKEPYGWAGTLSRKQTKTISSGILPKEGKQSLLQKAMLYVRGNFFVPDARVGWVAPSVTFLKKYIEENDIEKIITTGPPHSLHLIGNQLKNWKPSLNWLADFRDPWSTIGYHDKLRMTAKTKARHKQLEKQVLTTADHIIVTSPGTKREFQAITERPITVITNGFDDRVITRYKPTERFILSHIGSLLSDRNPQLLWKVLRELSDELPAFSEALELQLVGKVSQEIIDEITAAGLKSQLNLVGYVSHQEAQRLQEQANALLLIEINAEKTKGIIAGKLFEYLSAQRPIVAIGPEGADLGAIIEKTATGSFVDYSQEKKLKTVIKDLFTGGYKYASNENEVAKYHRRELTAQLSNLIAHL from the coding sequence ATGAATAACAAGGTACTCATCATCGCATATTATTGGCCGCCTGCTGGTGGTCCCGGCGTGCAACGATGGCTCAAGTTTACAAAGTACCTGCCAGAATTTGGCATAGAACCTATAGTTTATGTTCCCGAAAATCCTAGTTACCCTATTATAGATGATTCTTTGGTTGCTGAGGTTTCAGGTAAGGTGACCGTGATTAAACAACCTATTAAAGAGCCGTATGGGTGGGCGGGGACGCTTTCGCGAAAGCAAACTAAAACCATCTCATCGGGTATTTTACCCAAAGAAGGAAAGCAGAGTCTGTTGCAAAAAGCGATGCTCTACGTGCGTGGTAATTTTTTTGTACCTGATGCTAGAGTAGGATGGGTAGCACCTTCTGTAACGTTTTTGAAGAAATATATCGAAGAAAACGATATTGAAAAAATCATCACTACAGGACCACCACACAGCCTACATCTCATAGGGAACCAACTTAAAAACTGGAAGCCTAGCCTTAATTGGCTAGCCGATTTTAGAGATCCGTGGTCGACTATTGGGTATCACGATAAATTGCGAATGACCGCCAAAACAAAAGCGCGTCACAAGCAGTTAGAAAAGCAAGTACTTACCACTGCAGATCATATAATTGTAACCAGTCCTGGAACAAAAAGAGAATTTCAAGCGATTACCGAAAGACCTATTACGGTTATCACAAACGGGTTTGATGATAGAGTAATCACACGATATAAACCTACAGAGCGATTTATATTATCTCACATTGGTTCTTTACTCTCAGACCGTAACCCGCAGTTGTTGTGGAAGGTGTTGAGAGAATTAAGTGATGAGTTACCAGCCTTTTCTGAAGCGCTAGAATTACAACTTGTAGGGAAAGTAAGTCAAGAAATCATTGACGAAATAACGGCAGCAGGTCTCAAGTCACAATTAAACCTTGTAGGTTATGTAAGTCACCAAGAAGCACAGCGTTTACAAGAACAAGCAAACGCCCTACTTCTTATAGAAATCAATGCCGAAAAAACAAAAGGCATTATTGCCGGAAAACTCTTTGAATACCTAAGCGCACAAAGACCTATAGTTGCCATAGGTCCTGAAGGAGCAGATCTAGGAGCTATTATAGAAAAAACAGCGACAGGCAGTTTTGTAGATTACAGTCAGGAAAAAAAGTTAAAAACAGTAATTAAAGATTTATTTACTGGTGGCTATAAGTATGCTAGTAATGAAAACGAAGTAGCTAAGTATCATAGGAGAGAACTCACAGCACAACTGAGTAATTTAATAGCGCATCTATAA
- a CDS encoding lipopolysaccharide biosynthesis protein, with protein MGIVLKQSFQNLITTYLGFGLGAVNTLFLYVNFMSDTYYGLVSFILSTAFILVPFLAFGVQNTMVKFYSSFEGEDQDRFLSWMLLLPLFLIIPLTGITYFLHQQIADFLSSKNEIVAGYVWYIFIIALSSAYFEIFFSWSKVQLKSTFGNFLKEVFHRLGVTLLLVLLAISAIDVDTFIILTVVIYIVRMIIMMVYAFKQRRPLITFSRKRANTTSKLDVQRTSIIKYSTLIIIAGSVATLLIDIDKFMIGKYVAIENVAYYAVAIYIATVIGVPSRAMHQITYPMVAEMLNKKQWSEMSVLYKKSSLSLLVISGLLFLLIVCNIKSLYLLVGPEYATGLYVVLFISASKLLDNCLGINNAIIFNSDYYRIVLVIGVVAVIVAIILNMILIPALGINGAGVATLIATVGYSVAKLLVVQSKFKMQPFSKNSLKIFGLIIGVFCLCYFWDFNLNPVVAIALKGSLITIGYLLISYVFKLSMEINIAMDKVLNIVKKRD; from the coding sequence GTGGGAATTGTATTAAAACAATCTTTTCAGAATCTTATAACGACTTACTTAGGCTTTGGACTAGGAGCGGTAAATACGTTGTTTCTGTACGTGAATTTCATGAGCGATACGTATTATGGTTTAGTGAGCTTTATTCTTTCTACGGCTTTTATTTTAGTGCCGTTTCTAGCTTTTGGTGTTCAAAATACGATGGTAAAGTTTTATTCTTCTTTTGAAGGAGAAGATCAAGATCGCTTTTTGAGTTGGATGCTGTTATTGCCATTATTCTTAATTATACCTCTTACTGGAATCACCTATTTCTTACATCAACAAATAGCAGATTTCCTTTCGTCAAAAAATGAGATTGTTGCTGGTTATGTTTGGTATATTTTCATCATAGCGTTGTCTTCGGCGTATTTTGAGATTTTCTTTTCTTGGTCAAAGGTGCAGCTCAAGAGTACATTTGGTAATTTCTTAAAAGAGGTTTTTCATCGCTTAGGGGTTACACTGCTACTTGTTTTACTAGCAATATCTGCAATTGATGTAGATACCTTTATAATTCTAACAGTCGTAATTTATATAGTTAGAATGATAATCATGATGGTGTATGCCTTCAAGCAGCGTAGGCCGTTAATCACATTTTCGCGAAAGCGTGCGAATACCACTTCAAAACTTGATGTGCAACGTACTTCAATTATTAAATATTCTACACTTATAATCATCGCGGGATCTGTAGCGACTTTACTTATAGATATCGATAAGTTTATGATAGGGAAGTATGTGGCGATAGAGAATGTGGCTTACTATGCTGTTGCTATTTACATCGCTACGGTGATTGGTGTGCCTTCTAGAGCGATGCATCAGATTACGTATCCTATGGTGGCAGAGATGCTTAATAAAAAACAGTGGAGTGAGATGAGTGTGCTATATAAAAAGAGTAGCTTGAGTTTGCTGGTAATTTCTGGTTTGTTGTTTCTCCTTATCGTTTGTAACATTAAAAGCTTGTACTTACTCGTAGGTCCAGAGTATGCTACTGGCCTGTATGTGGTACTATTTATAAGCGCTTCAAAACTATTAGATAACTGCCTTGGGATCAACAATGCAATCATTTTTAATAGCGATTATTATCGCATCGTGCTAGTAATAGGTGTGGTTGCCGTGATTGTAGCAATTATATTGAATATGATTTTGATTCCAGCATTAGGGATTAATGGAGCAGGAGTTGCTACGCTTATTGCTACAGTAGGATATTCTGTTGCTAAGCTTCTTGTGGTACAATCTAAATTTAAAATGCAACCATTTTCAAAGAATTCGCTTAAGATATTTGGGCTGATTATAGGTGTGTTTTGTCTTTGCTATTTTTGGGATTTTAATTTAAACCCAGTAGTAGCAATTGCTTTAAAAGGCTCGCTTATTACTATAGGATATTTATTGATTTCTTACGTATTCAAGCTATCTATGGAGATCAATATTGCTATGGATAAAGTACTCAACATCGTTAAAAAGAGAGATTAA
- a CDS encoding DUF4139 domain-containing protein — translation MKRTTLLLALCFMSYAFAKASSTPPQTKSTNLSKVTVYLSGAQIERTADVMVTEGTNSFLFDNLSNDIDESSIQISGLKNTSILSINFGINYLTEQLNTKKVDSLRSLKTKLETDILKLNSLMNGLHKEEEVITANQRLGSNTTEIDLAKIKELSTYYRKRVTEIKNAILDAEIEKTNLQRRVNDLTKQFNEFNVTEEKSKGQITLKLNGEQRETLKLKITYNVSEAGWYPEYDLKAITTNAPLQLSYKAHLYQKTGIDWDDVNLVLSTGDPNTNNLKPTIDTKYLRFVNRNYRNNSNATKAYNYKYNPTIKTITGIVTETNGPLPGATVVVKGTTNGTQTDFDGKYTLQVNEGETLQFSYVGFKTSEIPIHASIINANLEADNALEEVVVVAYGTSGSKRGQSPKPAKKEDYTLNDILSGKTSGVAINNASGLAGGSTNVVIRGYSSISSSNPPLFIIDGVPFSSQKSIREINDIDASNIKDIKVIKGLSATSIYGAKAKNGVVIIKTENGFENSILTATGDTKTEGITTTTFEINKKYSIDSDGDVTVIEIDKFEVPATYEYFVAPAINENVFLTASIKDWVRYSLLPGEANIYFEGSFSGKTYINPLETTKELSVSLGVDPNIVVKRKQLDNFKSTSFIGSQRIVDMAYSTTVKNNKSTGINLKMVDRVPVSQNKEIKVDDIETSDATYDKDTGLLEWIIKLAPSDSSKKEFSYELKYPKHKRVNL, via the coding sequence ATGAAAAGAACTACATTATTACTCGCCTTATGTTTTATGAGTTACGCTTTCGCGAAAGCGTCTTCTACCCCACCACAAACTAAAAGTACTAACCTATCAAAAGTAACTGTCTACTTAAGCGGCGCACAAATAGAGCGTACTGCGGATGTTATGGTTACAGAGGGAACAAATAGCTTTCTATTTGATAACCTCTCAAACGATATTGATGAAAGTAGCATCCAGATTTCTGGCTTAAAAAATACCTCTATACTCTCTATTAACTTCGGAATTAACTATCTCACAGAACAACTTAATACGAAGAAAGTAGACAGTCTGCGAAGTTTAAAAACCAAACTTGAGACAGATATCCTAAAGCTCAATAGCCTCATGAATGGTTTACATAAAGAGGAAGAAGTAATTACAGCCAACCAACGACTAGGTAGCAACACCACAGAAATAGATCTAGCTAAAATCAAGGAACTATCTACTTACTACAGAAAACGAGTAACCGAAATCAAAAATGCTATTCTCGATGCCGAAATTGAAAAAACAAATTTACAGCGTCGTGTAAATGACCTCACGAAGCAATTTAATGAGTTTAATGTCACAGAAGAAAAAAGTAAAGGACAGATTACTCTAAAACTTAATGGTGAGCAGCGAGAGACTTTAAAACTTAAAATCACCTATAATGTAAGCGAAGCAGGTTGGTATCCAGAATATGACTTAAAAGCAATTACTACAAATGCACCTTTACAATTATCTTATAAAGCTCATTTATATCAAAAAACAGGAATAGACTGGGATGATGTGAATCTTGTATTATCAACAGGAGATCCTAACACTAATAACCTTAAGCCAACTATTGACACAAAGTACTTACGTTTTGTAAATCGTAATTACCGTAACAATAGTAATGCTACGAAGGCCTACAACTATAAATACAACCCAACTATTAAAACAATCACAGGTATCGTGACTGAAACTAATGGACCACTACCAGGAGCAACTGTAGTAGTGAAAGGAACAACAAACGGGACGCAAACTGACTTTGATGGAAAGTACACACTGCAAGTAAACGAAGGAGAAACGTTACAGTTCTCTTACGTAGGATTTAAAACTTCAGAAATTCCCATTCATGCGAGTATTATCAATGCAAACCTAGAAGCAGATAATGCGCTGGAAGAGGTAGTTGTTGTCGCTTATGGAACATCTGGGTCTAAAAGGGGGCAATCACCAAAACCTGCAAAGAAAGAAGATTATACACTTAATGATATTCTTTCAGGGAAAACTTCAGGTGTGGCTATAAATAACGCATCAGGTTTGGCTGGTGGCTCAACAAATGTTGTAATAAGAGGCTATTCATCTATAAGTTCTAGTAATCCCCCATTATTTATTATTGATGGAGTTCCGTTTAGTTCTCAAAAATCAATTAGAGAAATCAATGATATAGATGCTAGTAACATAAAAGATATAAAAGTAATCAAAGGTCTAAGCGCTACATCGATTTATGGCGCTAAAGCAAAAAATGGAGTGGTAATCATTAAAACCGAGAATGGATTTGAGAACTCAATATTAACAGCCACTGGAGACACCAAAACAGAAGGAATCACCACCACTACTTTTGAAATCAATAAGAAATACTCAATTGACTCCGACGGAGATGTGACAGTTATAGAAATTGATAAGTTTGAGGTACCAGCAACCTATGAATATTTTGTCGCTCCTGCTATTAATGAAAATGTATTTCTTACAGCTTCTATAAAAGACTGGGTGCGTTATAGTTTACTTCCTGGAGAAGCAAATATCTACTTTGAAGGCAGTTTTTCTGGTAAGACGTATATCAATCCGCTAGAGACAACAAAGGAGTTGTCTGTATCACTTGGCGTAGATCCAAATATCGTCGTAAAGCGCAAACAACTAGATAACTTTAAGTCAACTTCATTTATTGGTTCGCAACGCATTGTCGATATGGCGTACTCAACAACAGTGAAGAATAATAAAAGTACAGGTATCAATCTAAAGATGGTAGATCGTGTTCCTGTATCTCAAAACAAAGAAATCAAAGTAGATGATATCGAAACCTCTGATGCAACTTATGATAAGGATACAGGTTTGCTTGAATGGATAATAAAACTTGCGCCATCAGATAGTTCAAAAAAGGAATTCAGTTATGAACTAAAATATCCTAAGCATAAAAGAGTAAATCTTTAA
- a CDS encoding thiol-disulfide oxidoreductase DCC family protein — translation MQNKKIILFDGVCNLCNGAITFIIQRDKNDVFRYAPLQSEVGKNLAAKHHIDLNKIDSIILVTEDKAYSKSTAALRIAKHLYGGWPLLAVFLILPRFLRNAVYDFIARNRYKWFGKKDACMIPTPELKSKFLDYEQPQ, via the coding sequence ATGCAAAATAAAAAAATTATCCTTTTTGACGGAGTTTGCAACTTATGCAACGGCGCCATCACTTTTATCATACAACGTGATAAAAATGATGTGTTTAGATATGCGCCTTTGCAAAGCGAGGTTGGCAAAAACCTTGCTGCAAAGCATCATATAGACCTCAATAAGATAGACTCTATTATTTTAGTTACAGAAGATAAAGCCTACTCAAAATCTACGGCGGCGCTTCGCATTGCAAAGCATCTTTATGGTGGATGGCCTTTATTGGCTGTGTTTTTAATTCTTCCGAGGTTTTTGCGCAATGCTGTGTATGATTTTATAGCCCGCAATCGCTATAAGTGGTTTGGTAAAAAAGATGCTTGCATGATCCCTACTCCTGAGCTTAAGAGCAAGTTTTTAGATTACGAACAGCCACAATAG
- a CDS encoding endonuclease MutS2, whose translation MIKITSKTLQDLEFDTVCEQVSERCTTDKGKAKALAIEPYPTPKQAIFGLHQTNEYLSSRTADAAIPNHGFDSLDHEVKYLAIEDSTLEKGSFKKLSSISETVNIHLKFFKKFEELYPTLYNTVRETEYTTDIIDTITRIIDKYGEVRDDATPTLGTLRRAINQTKGRINSSFASALGQYAGYGYLDDIRETIVDNVRVLAVTAMHRRKVKGSIMGSSKTGSITYIQPEATLQAQRELNNLVFEEDEEVKRILKELTNRMRPYIPLFEEYQELLSDIDLIAAKMKYAEKMNGLLPKITTDRELTIKEAYHPLLLLSNNAKKEKTYPQDIHLDQGSRIIVISGPNAGGKSITLKTVGLLQLMLQSGMLIPVHEYSRMCLFDKILTDIGDNQSIENHLSTYSYRLKNMNYFLKKCDKNTLILIDEFGTGSDPELGGALAETFLEVFHEREAFGIITTHYANLKMMANETPEIVNANMLFDARTLEPLFKLHMGEAGSSFTFEVAQKNGIPYSLINRSKKKVERGKIRFDKSIANLQKERSKLSKTTSSLKAKELQAAKEKAQLAEINEKVQSKLEAYQELYDSNQRLIYLGTKLDGISKKFYHDKKKRELVAEFMKIVQIENSKRKKQSAKQAKADKAKELATKKEAEKHVQVIREKKKEAKKKEPEAMKPKVTLKEGDRVRMFDGKAVGVIDNIEKGKATVDYGMFTTNVSLEQLELVQRKKKNAK comes from the coding sequence ATGATAAAGATCACTAGTAAAACATTACAAGATTTAGAGTTTGACACCGTATGTGAGCAAGTCTCAGAGCGCTGTACTACAGACAAAGGAAAGGCAAAGGCGCTAGCTATAGAGCCTTACCCTACTCCTAAACAAGCAATTTTTGGGCTTCATCAAACTAATGAATATCTCTCTTCTCGCACTGCAGATGCCGCGATACCTAATCATGGTTTTGATAGTCTTGATCATGAGGTGAAGTATCTTGCTATTGAAGATAGTACCTTAGAAAAAGGGAGTTTTAAAAAACTTTCTAGTATTTCTGAGACTGTAAATATTCACCTCAAATTCTTTAAGAAATTTGAGGAGCTCTACCCTACTTTATATAATACGGTAAGAGAGACAGAGTATACTACAGATATTATTGATACCATCACGCGCATTATTGATAAATACGGCGAGGTACGTGATGATGCAACACCTACACTGGGCACATTACGTAGAGCAATTAACCAAACTAAAGGACGTATTAATTCAAGTTTTGCTAGCGCACTAGGTCAGTACGCTGGATATGGATATCTGGACGATATACGAGAAACTATAGTAGATAATGTGCGCGTGCTTGCTGTTACTGCAATGCACAGACGTAAAGTTAAAGGTTCTATTATGGGAAGCTCAAAGACTGGAAGTATTACCTACATCCAGCCAGAAGCGACATTGCAGGCACAAAGAGAGCTTAATAACTTAGTTTTTGAAGAAGATGAAGAGGTAAAACGTATACTCAAAGAGCTTACAAATAGAATGCGACCTTATATTCCGCTTTTTGAAGAATATCAAGAGTTGCTCAGTGATATTGATCTGATTGCGGCTAAAATGAAGTACGCCGAAAAGATGAATGGCTTACTGCCTAAAATCACTACAGATCGCGAACTCACTATAAAAGAAGCCTATCATCCATTATTGCTTTTAAGTAATAATGCTAAAAAAGAAAAAACCTACCCACAAGATATTCATCTAGATCAAGGAAGCCGAATTATTGTGATTTCTGGACCTAACGCAGGTGGAAAGAGTATTACACTTAAAACCGTAGGATTACTTCAATTAATGTTACAAAGTGGAATGCTCATACCTGTACACGAGTATTCACGCATGTGCTTATTTGATAAAATCCTTACAGATATAGGTGACAACCAGAGTATAGAAAATCACTTGAGCACCTATAGTTATCGCCTTAAGAACATGAATTACTTCTTAAAGAAGTGCGATAAAAACACGCTTATCCTCATTGACGAATTTGGTACTGGATCAGATCCTGAGCTTGGTGGTGCACTGGCAGAGACATTTCTAGAAGTTTTTCACGAGCGCGAGGCCTTTGGAATTATTACCACGCACTACGCAAACCTCAAGATGATGGCAAATGAAACGCCAGAGATTGTAAATGCAAATATGCTTTTTGACGCACGCACGTTGGAGCCACTTTTTAAACTACATATGGGAGAAGCTGGTAGCTCCTTTACTTTTGAGGTAGCACAAAAAAATGGCATCCCCTACTCGCTTATCAATCGCTCAAAGAAGAAGGTAGAGCGTGGCAAAATACGTTTTGACAAGAGTATCGCAAACCTACAAAAGGAACGCAGCAAACTCTCAAAAACTACGAGTTCGCTTAAAGCGAAAGAACTACAAGCGGCAAAAGAAAAAGCACAGCTTGCCGAAATAAATGAGAAAGTACAAAGTAAGCTCGAGGCTTATCAAGAACTGTATGATAGCAACCAGCGCTTGATTTATCTAGGTACAAAACTAGATGGAATCAGTAAAAAATTCTACCACGATAAGAAAAAACGCGAACTCGTAGCAGAGTTTATGAAAATCGTACAGATAGAAAATAGCAAGCGTAAAAAACAAAGTGCTAAGCAAGCAAAAGCTGATAAAGCAAAAGAGCTTGCCACAAAAAAAGAAGCAGAAAAACATGTACAAGTAATACGCGAGAAAAAGAAGGAGGCTAAGAAAAAAGAACCCGAAGCAATGAAGCCAAAGGTGACTTTAAAAGAAGGAGATCGCGTGCGCATGTTTGATGGGAAGGCTGTTGGTGTTATTGATAACATAGAAAAAGGTAAAGCCACTGTAGATTACGGAATGTTTACTACAAATGTCTCTCTGGAGCAACTAGAACTTGTACAACGCAAGAAGAAGAATGCAAAATAA
- a CDS encoding uracil-DNA glycosylase, protein MHVKIEASWKQELKEEFDKPYFKSLTDFVTQEYHTHTCYPPGEEIFSAFDHCPFDKVKVVIIGQDPYHGAGQANGLCFSVQDGIAHPPSLKNIFKELETDVGIATPASGNLDKWAAQGVLLLNATLTVRAGEAGSHQKQGWEHFTDVVIDTLSRKRENIIFLLWGGFAKRKGKKIDASKHFILLSGHPSPLSANRGYWFGNKHFSKVNEILLSKGEAPIEW, encoded by the coding sequence ATGCACGTAAAAATAGAAGCAAGCTGGAAGCAAGAACTCAAGGAAGAATTTGATAAGCCATATTTTAAATCTCTTACAGATTTTGTAACACAGGAGTACCATACACATACCTGTTATCCACCCGGCGAAGAGATCTTTTCGGCTTTTGATCATTGTCCCTTTGATAAGGTTAAGGTGGTGATTATAGGTCAAGATCCGTATCATGGAGCAGGGCAGGCTAACGGATTATGTTTTTCTGTACAAGATGGTATTGCTCATCCACCGTCACTTAAGAATATATTTAAGGAGCTAGAAACAGATGTGGGAATAGCTACACCAGCTTCTGGAAATCTTGATAAATGGGCAGCTCAAGGGGTTTTACTTCTTAATGCAACGCTTACGGTACGAGCAGGTGAGGCTGGATCACATCAAAAACAAGGATGGGAGCATTTTACAGATGTGGTGATAGATACGCTTTCGCGAAAGCGTGAAAACATTATTTTCCTACTTTGGGGAGGATTTGCCAAAAGGAAAGGAAAGAAAATAGATGCTTCAAAACATTTTATACTACTCTCTGGGCATCCATCACCGCTAAGTGCAAATCGCGGTTACTGGTTCGGTAATAAGCACTTTAGTAAGGTAAATGAGATTTTATTGAGTAAAGGAGAGGCTCCCATTGAATGGTAG
- a CDS encoding substrate-binding domain-containing protein, translating into MTTVRIGGVPEHFNLPWHLAIEDEMFKEQGVDVQWIDFPEGTGAMNKALRDNEIDLAVILTGGIIKDIANGNPSKILQIFVSSPLQWGVHVAGSSTLQTIEELEDKVCAISRYGSGSHVMAHVQAEQREWNTDELKFKVINTLDGAITALTEGTADYFMWEHFTTKPIVDKGVFKRLGDFPTPWSCFVIAGREDFIAEHNDAINVVLETINTVSADFKNIPSIDRTLANRYEQQLEDIQKWLTMTTWSQEQITNKEIERIQSRLADLKMIENKLEASLFKATL; encoded by the coding sequence ATGACTACAGTACGAATAGGTGGAGTACCAGAACATTTTAACCTTCCATGGCATCTTGCGATAGAAGATGAAATGTTTAAAGAACAGGGAGTAGATGTACAGTGGATAGATTTTCCAGAAGGTACTGGCGCTATGAATAAAGCTTTACGTGATAATGAGATTGATCTTGCGGTTATTCTAACTGGTGGGATCATTAAGGATATCGCAAATGGTAACCCGTCAAAAATTTTACAAATATTTGTATCTTCTCCACTGCAATGGGGTGTTCACGTTGCTGGCAGCAGCACATTACAAACTATAGAAGAACTTGAGGACAAAGTATGTGCAATAAGCCGCTATGGCTCTGGATCACACGTAATGGCTCACGTTCAAGCAGAACAAAGAGAGTGGAATACGGATGAACTTAAATTTAAAGTAATTAACACCTTGGATGGCGCTATTACAGCACTTACAGAAGGTACTGCAGATTATTTTATGTGGGAACACTTTACTACAAAACCTATTGTAGATAAAGGAGTCTTCAAGAGATTAGGTGATTTTCCTACGCCTTGGAGTTGCTTTGTGATTGCGGGTAGAGAAGATTTTATTGCTGAACATAATGACGCTATTAATGTCGTACTAGAAACCATCAATACAGTTTCGGCAGATTTTAAAAATATACCTTCTATAGACCGCACGCTTGCAAATAGATATGAGCAACAGCTAGAAGATATTCAGAAATGGCTCACGATGACCACTTGGTCTCAAGAGCAAATCACAAACAAAGAAATTGAGCGCATACAATCTCGACTAGCAGATTTAAAAATGATTGAAAATAAGCTCGAAGCGAGTCTCTTTAAAGCAACGCTGTAA